One genomic region from Cydia pomonella isolate Wapato2018A chromosome 4, ilCydPomo1, whole genome shotgun sequence encodes:
- the LOC133517382 gene encoding uncharacterized protein LOC133517382 → MFAILETIYTIKVLRGFPAHLKNSCSFIVDRIPVLCQDIRSYSDTPKSDSKKAVVKVQGTDTEQRLRVRLARPSDVPRVLKFVREHVRVWPGPLAPNNLVLDDYVARTLAQGHSMLAEQTPNATRSEILGLALAAAICSWDADILERWASCLRCTRSKRLINFSAHCLRAPKLHENYGVERILQVTLIVPPDKPKSAEIAQALAKNAIKRGKDAGFPLVRFDITKDSDAKSLEELNLKKEWFVSYKIIDVALKEDAQGCKKDTNKNETSNVSSSNFVSVYTAKP, encoded by the exons ATGTTCGCTATTCTCGAAACAATTTATACTATTAAAGTGTTAAGGGGGTTCCCGGCACATCTAAAAAATAGTTGCAGCTTTATTGTAGACAGGATACCTGTATTATGCCAAGACATTAGGAGTTATTCAGACACACCGAAGAGTGATAGTAAGAAAGCTGTGGTCaaa GTACAAGGCACAGACACCGAGCAGCGACTCCGCGTGCGTCTAGCCCGACCGTCGGATGTGCCGCGAGTGTTGAAGTTCGTTCGCGAGCACGTTCGCGTTTGGCCTGGCCCGCTCGCACCTAATAATCTTGTTTTGGATGACTACGTTGCTAGGACTTTAGCTCAAG GGCATTCTATGCTAGCAGAGCAGACTCCAAACGCAACCCGCTCTGAAATCCTCGGCCTAGCTCTCGCCGCGGCTATATGTTCCTGGGACGCCGATATCCTAGAGCGTTGGGCAAGCTGTCTACGATGTACGCGTTCAAAACGTCTGATCAATTTCTCGGCGCACTGCCTGAGGGCGCCGAAGTTACATGAGAATTATGGAGTGGAGAGAATCTTGCAG GTGACCCTAATAGTGCCGCCGGACAAGCCGAAGAGTGCAGAAATAGCCCAGGCTTTAGCCAAGAATGCCATCAAGCGTGGGAAAGACGCCGGGTTTCCGCTGGTACGGTTTGACATCACTAAAGATTCTGA TGCAAAATCTTTGGAAGAACTTAATCTGAAGAAGGAATGGTTCGTCTCATACAAGATTATTGACGTCGCTCTAAAAGAGGATGCCCAAGGATGCAAAAAGGACACTAATAA GAATGAAACAAGTAACGTGTCTTCTAGTAACTTCGTGTCTGTATACACCGCCAAACCATAG
- the LOC133517383 gene encoding uncharacterized protein LOC133517383: protein MNSINLLKTAILKPSLKCIPTTNLITKRFRRPSLCAYLDYPDRRPCFDICNVKIMRGDQSTGTIIHPFLYEHYWSREPSVCSLWMHLDNDYIRFLTDKYSYTGDRFLAMEPMERTGECKLVGVLVANKIFPWEPKELEEWADATPSVPERSRMYFYSHCYSRSNLWKKYNVQYIYEIEVLTTASEVTSHGVATLLLKYALKEALLLRHPLIQLISTNAYIPKVCERCGMTKEWSTKYADFVDSFGQSIFYPRAPHTDCNIYIKKFDQKEAAALPCLPEIY, encoded by the exons ATGAATAGCATAAATCTTCTAAAAACTGCTATCCTCAAGCCATCTTTGAAATGTATTCCTACCACCAATTTGATTACCAAAAGGTTCAGAAGACCTTCGTTATGTGCATACTTGGACTATCCCGACAGGAGAccg TGCTTCGACATCTGCAACGTGAAGATAATGCGTGGAGACCAATCAACAGGAACCATTATCCATCCTTTCCTATACGAACACTATTGGTCTAGGGAACCTAGCGTCTGTTCATTATGGATGCATCTGGATAATGATTACATTAGGTTCCTTACCGACAAGTACTCTTATACTG GCGACCGATTCTTAGCTATGGAACCAATGGAACGTACAGGAGAATGCAAGCTGGTGGGCGTTCTCGTCGCCAACAAGATCTTCCCCTGGGAGCCGAAGGAACTCGAG GAATGGGCAGATGCCACACCCTCGGTGCCAGAGCGCAGTCGCATGTATTTTTACTCACATTGCTACAGCAGATCCAATCTGTGGAAGAAATACAATGTGCAATATATTTACGAG ATCGAGGTATTAACAACGGCATCAGAGGTAACAAGCCACGGCGTAGCGACGTTACTATTGAAGTACGCCCTTAAAGAGGCGTTGCTGTTACGTCATCCACTCATACAGCTCATCTCTACCAACGCTTATAT ACCCAAAGTATGCGAGCGATGCGGCATGACGAAGGAATGGTCAACGAAGTATGCCGATTTCGTCGACAGCTTCGGGCAAAGTATATTCTACCCTCGCGCTCCTCACACTGACtgcaatatttatattaagaagTTTGACCAGAAGGAGGCAGCTGCTTTGCCGTGTTTACCAGAAATATACTAG